The DNA sequence TCACGAAGTCCATATACAAGTTGTAAAGGCTTGGTGATTCGCACCCTCCCTGCCTGACCCCCGCACCGACATCAAACTCCTTCTTATCGGGGTCATCAGTCATGTAAGCAGTGGTCTTTTTGTAGAGTTCTTCGATGATCTGGAAATTCGAGTCGATTTTCTAATCTTGGTCAGGGTTCATGCGTATGTAGATCGATTGGAAGAGCCACGTTCGCATGATTTTGTCAAACGCCGCCGTCAAGTCGATAAAACACGCGTAGATGCGTTTCTTGCGCTTCATGGCAATCTGCTGAAGCCTCTTGATCGTATAAATCGCATCTTGGGTGTCCCTCCCTTGTCTAAAACCTAGCTGTTCCTCGCATAATTGCGCTTCATACCAACTTTTCTCTCTCGCTAAAATTATCGACATGCATAGTTTACAGATCGCCGATGATATCGACAACCCGCGGTACTTAGAAGGGTCGCTCTTTTTACCCGTATTTTTCCACAGCGTGGTAATCCTCGAGATACCCCAGTCGGCTGGAAGCCGGCGGTTCGTCCAGATCTCGGCCATCACTACGTAGACTTCGTTGAGAAACTCGTCTGAGTAGGCGGCGTATTTAAGGAGTTCTAGTGGTAGGTCGGAGGCGACTTTACCGTTTTTCAACGAGAGGATGATCTTTCTGAGCTCGTCTATGGTGGGGACTGAGGTGGCGACTTGGATAGCAGAGGTGATTTCGAGAAGGTTTTCGACGAATAGGGGAGGGTTTTCGAGGAGTTCAGGGGGTTGGGTGTCGTTATCATAGGTGGGATTGAAATGGGATTTAAAGTGGTCGCGGAGTTTTGAGGTCTCGCAGCCTTTTGATGGAGCTTTCTTGAGGGTGGATGCTTGCTCGTTGGCACGTCGGAACATTTTTTCTATGTCCCTCTGGATGGCAAATTGGTTTATGGCATCAGCTTCGAAGCTGTAGAATTGATTTCCGAGGacttttttgcgttttttgATGGATTTAGAAAGTGATTTGTAGCCTTGTGATTTTCGAGATATTTTTTCGCGTTTTTTCAGCAGTTTTTGCAGCTCAGGGTCGTCATTCCAAGGGACTTTTCGGACTTCTTTAGGTACCTCATCGAGGACTTCGGTGGCAGCGGAGCGGAGAGAATCGATAATTCGCTCGCATCTTCGGTCCAGGGTCATATCGGCCGGAtattttgtcagatttttcGAAACTTCAGAGCAGTAGCACTCCGAAGTTATGGGATCTTGAAGTCTTTTCACCTCACGGTGTTTCAGGGGGTCCTTTGGAGcctttttggtatttttgttGTCGGACCGTGGTCGAAATCGGTCTATTTTTCGGATAGGAGTTCTGAATGTCGCGACGACTAGTCGATGGTCACTGTCGAAGTCGAACGACGATTTCACACTGCAATTTATGCACCAGCTTTTCATCTGCGAGTTCGAGATAATGAAGTCGATACACTTGTGGGTTTTCCCATGGTTGGAATACCATGTGTTCCTCCTGGAGGGGATCTTCTGATCGAACCAGCTATTTAGGATCGATGGGTCGTGCTTGCGGCAGAAGTCTAGGAGCTTTTCGCCGTTTTCGTTCGATTTTAGGTCGTCACCGGTGACGTAGGTAGAGCCGCGGAAGCGGGTGTAGGAGGAGGCTGCTTGAGCGGTGGCATTGAAGTCGCCTACCGTGATTAGCTGCGAGTTTTGGGCTCTTGATTTTATGATCTTATTCAGTTCGCAGTAGAATGCTGATTTTGCCGACGGGGTGGCCGTTTCCGTAGGGGCGTAGGCTGAGATGACGAAAACCTTGCACCCTTTGATTACAATCGATGCCGAGATGTGCCTAAGGCCGTGGTAGTTGACGTTCTCGACTTGTATAAATGGTGACTTTCTTATGAGTAGGCCAACACCGTACtccctttttctttcaaatccaGACCAGTGGAAGATATATTGAGATTTCTTCCCAGGGATGTTGAGGATGACCTCGCCTTTCTTCAGTCGTCGGGTTTCTTGTAGGCCGCAGATGGTGAGATTTGCGCGGTCAGCTTCGCGGGCAATCACTTCTTCGCATTTAGCATCGCAGGTTGCAGTTCTAACGTTTATGGATCCAGCATTGAACTGGTGTTGAAGTCTTGAGGCTGTTGTGTTTTTATACATAGAGTAGGTAGTCTTGAGTTCTTCGAAAGGTAACTTTCAGTAATAGAAGATGGTGGCCGGTGCTATACTAAGGCTCTCCGGCTTTGTAGTCTTGATGCGTCGTTCAGACAGCGACGGCTTTTTTGCTGCCTGGGGGTCGATATTTGCTAGTTTATTGAGATTTTGTACTTAGTTGCTCTGTCCAGGGCGTCGGTGGACCGTTTTCGGCAGTATCCGATACGTACTGCTTGAGAGCAAACCGGACGATTTTGGAACTTCTCACTTGGTAGGTCCAGACCGTAAACTTCGTTGACTAGCTTCTCATAATGTAATGCAAATATCGGGTACATAAGACCTTGATACGCCCCAATACATAATATTGGGAAGATTAGGAATCACTTGGATCAATCCACTGCAAAGAAGCTTGTCCACGCTTTTGCAACAAGTAAAATTGACTTCTGCAACAGTCTTCTATTTGGGCTCCCGAAAAAGAAACTCTTTAAATTGCAACGcgttttaaccctttcccgtccaaggggtttccctttgacgagtaaaatcgtctggcgttagacagagtaaaatctataagtgccctgagcgctcattcggcagttaagggctTAAATGCTGCTGCTAGAATTACTACAAGAACGAAAAAAGTATCAGCACATATCTTCGGTACTACGTAATCTGCATTGGCTTCCTGTTACCAAAAAGATCGAATTTAAGATTTTAACCATGACCTAGAAAGCACTGAGTGGAATGGCTCCATCCTATATTTGTGATCTTCGACAGGTTCATCATCCAAATCTAAATCTTTGCTCTGCATCCAGGGGACTGTCATTGGTACTACCTGCTTCTCAGACCCAGGCTTGCGGTGCTCGCTCTTTCTCGGTAGCTGCACCTGCTCTCTGGAACTCCTTGCCAATggatattaaaaaataaaaataaaattaaaaaagggctcaaaatatttctttttaattaaattcaCATGTACTTTTATCctattgtattatttttatttcttatatttgtaagttttttttctatatttctCATATTTTATTTCCTATAGTTGTGTTAAGCGCGCTGAGACTATGTAGCTGCGCTCTAAAAGaactttattattatagcCAATTACAAAATAGGGCAGTTAAATTTGGATATCTGAAATATACAACCCCCTATCAATGATCTTATTGAAAGTTCGGATAATataatttgaaataatatcaaattaaaataatccTGGTCAGCCTCTTGCACATTTAGTATCTCCGCAACGAGCAAGACTCTTAAGGTCTAGATGccataattttataattttatattaCCTAAGATCAAGACTGACCGTTTCAAaaatgactattactaatagacctatagtagcttagccaatcaaaatgcaggatttgcattagttcACTAGCTGGGTGATACGAAAGGCATATAATGAATCTCCTTACTCTTTTATGTTGcttaaaaggaaacaaaacgcaggctttttaattcatttccCTAATAGTCCACCTGCTAtcgaccaaaaaaaaaagcgaattGTTCACTTTTGTGATAAAAGCCTAAAACTTTGCCAGTTTACTAACATCCCTAATACTAACATTTCTGGATATGGAGGCAAGCCAAATTCACCACTGGACTCAAGTACATTTTCTTGTACGTTGCTTTTACAAGCGGTGGCAAGTGTTTCATTCTTGGCCTGGTTGAGAATAGTTTCCGATCGATCTGGTCTATGAGCTCTAGTGTTTCTGTGAAGTAAAAGGTATTTGCTTTCCAAGACGACCTGTCTTATTAAAGTCCAGGAATTTAATGcgagcctcgttttcatgttaGCTTTTAAGAGATTTAAGACACATAACCGTTTGGTTGTGAATTGTCCTTGGTTTTATGGtagttgaaaaaagaaattgttcttCCTTGGGGtgtaattaaaaacaaaggGAAGGAATATGCAATTTGTATCTTCGAACGAGTTTGTCGTCATGTTTTGCCtcattttaatgcattttatttaAGTAGAGGAATCCCACTCCTTGCTAAATTTCGTGAGGTTTAAAGAGGTAAAGTACCTTAACTTTAGTACGAATGTTCAATAACCTAGTTCTCCCCCACAACATGCTTAAACACACAAACAGAGGCTTTGAACATAATAATTCCCATAATGCCTAGCAATATTAGGGAAAATTGTCACGTGTCCGTAATGAACatttaaaagaaagcaatgactTTTGTCTTACCTTGTTAACATTATCTAGAAATTAAAATCACCTCAAAGAAGGTATATTTGAGGTGTTTCTATTGCCAACCTCGCTTTCATGTAGGCCATTTTGAGTCCTGCGCAATACTCGAGTGCATTGGTGAATTTGGCTCGGCTCCATATCCAGAAATGTTAGTATTAAGGATGTTAGTAATCTGGCAAAGTTCTATGCTCTTATCATAAAAGTAAACAATTTTAGTCGATAGCAGCTGGACTATAAATAGGACGGATATCGAAAAGCGCTTACTATGTGCATGTGTCTAATCGTCTAATTTGCAATAGTTTCCTTGTAGTGGAGGTGACAAGATAGAAATAATTAAGTATACATCAAGGCCACGTGATTTAAATCCACGCCTTGTCTAAGCTTGTGCGAGTCATAGTATGAATATCAAGTGGTAAAATCATCGTGTCTTCCAATATTTTACCTACTTAAAGAGTTTTTAATTAGTAGCGAGTTTTACCTTTGGCTAGATGCTATGATTGACTCTTAAATGAAGTGATTGATTGTTTGATTGATAAAATAATCGGAAAGCACCCTCACGAAAAATAATCTTACTGTACCGAGAGTCATCCACGTAGCATgcgctgcaaaatgtgaagaCAGGGAAGCTCTTGAATTGTAATAGCTATTGCCAAACCGACTTGGAAGCAGTTGCTTTTTAGTTATGGAAGAATTACTGTGCAATCTGGGATCACTATAAGTTAAGGCGCAGAAAGGCGAGAAACACATTATGCTCGTGAGTTAATGGAAGACCGAAGTGTATATAGAAGGTCGTAAAAAggttaaaattaagaaaacttgGGTATGAATAATAGCCTGGAAACAGCCCTTGACTGACACAACCCGACAACAATGGGGAATAATCAACCATAAATCCTACTGCGAATACACGATGACGCAGGTCTCATACTAAGGAGAACTGGTAAATACAAACCCTGGCAATGCCACAATAAAGCACTGCCAATTAAGATAGTGAGTAAGTGAACGGCTATGAAGAAGAAGACCAAATACCTGACCTTCGACATTGACCTGACTAACACTGTAAAGACAAGAGGAACTAAGAGGGCATAGACCCGCAATGGGCTAAAAGGTAAACGTATAACCCATAGAAACCATCAGGCACTGTGCTGAAACGTTGCGCGAGAAAGAAGGCAGTCAATGAAGAGGCCGTCCTTTATTACCCTATCCTCCACATTGACCTGACTGCTGTTAAATTAAAACTCACTATAGAAAACCGGGGGTGAGATCCGAAGAGACATGTCTACACAAAAAATTTAGTCAAATGGCATGCAAGGTGTCGGACCTGATACAAACTTTAAATGCAGCGGATTTCCAAGGGCCAAGCACCCGAATCTGGGCGTCAGGAAAACCGCGTGACAAATGGCACCAATGCGAAAGCTATGACCTTTATATCCGCTTGTATCTGGACCGTAAAATATCAAGCAGCGTTGTAAGTTAGTACTGAACTGGCTAACTGTGATTGGGCTCATGCTGGAATGGCAAAAAAGTTGCCCGGGGTGGTGGCCGCTGTTTTTGCAATAGTTGAACAGAGCCTGAACGGGGCAAAATGGCGATGAAAGCTTTCCTTCGATCAAGATATCGAATGGAGGGCTTGTGGTATTGTGGTTGAACTTCGAGATTGTTATTTGTATCATGTGAACGATTTCTTTCTGTCCGATTTCGCGCTCTTGGGTGCTAGCTCTCCGATGCGAGAGAAGCCGCAAAATGCGTGTAGAAACACAGCGGAAAAAAAAGTACGTTGAAAGGCTGATGATGCAGTATGACCTAGTGAACCGATCAGCTCGTGTAACACAGGTCGCGAAATTGGTAAGCGCATATCACAAGAACCCTGTCGGCTTAGGGCTGTCAATAACTTATTGACTAAAAATGCCTGTGTGGGATCGCGTAAACCAATTTTTGCACGTAACTGATCGCAGACAGATAAGATTTAATGGTCGAGGAGGCTAATTTCCGGGCGTGGAGATAAGAGATAAAGAGGCCTAACGAAGGCATTGATATCGGTAATTCGAGATTATCCGAATGAAAAGAGCTGTGGGGTAAAAGCAGTAAAAGTACCCGAAGCTCTCTGGCAGAGTTTGTGTGTGCCCGACGATAGTGCGGAATTTTAGAAACCCTTCAGCGTAGGGACCAATTCTCTAGCAGAAGGTGGGTGGGAGCTGGCGTTGGCAATTTGTTCGCCCCGCGCGACATTTTCTTGAACTGCTCGACCTGAAAACGTGAAATGTAGTCCGCCCCAGAATTATGCCCGCCTGGAATGTGGCGCGCTCGAAACAAAATATCATATGTGAGTGATGTTAAAACGAGATCGCGAACTTAAATCATGACTAAAGGATGTTTATAAGTCTGTATGTTAATGACATCGACAAAAGCGGCATTACCTGTGTAAAAGGCTACGCATTTTTTGGCCATAAGCGGCCCCCAAATGTGCAACGAAAGGACTATCTGAAATTGTtctaaaaaggaaatatttaaaGAGGTCCATGAAGCATGCAACGCGCCGCAAAACAAACGCTTAGCAAAGATAGCCGAGCCCTTAGAACCGGCTACATCAGTAAACAGCTCTAGGGAAGACGACGTTTCCCATTTATCATCCAAGAAAAAGGTTTTGCCTTTGAACCTATCCAAAAATGCAAGCCAAGTGGACATGTCGGACTTGGCTTTTTTACTTAGGCGAATGCGGTGATACGGGCGCTTAGCTCCTTTAGTAAGATCAACCATTCATCAATCATGCGGTGGATCATGCCTCAATCATGCGGTGAAGAAAGCCGCGGCCTGGGACAATAACTGAACAGGTAAAATTTAAAAGGCCTAATAAAGACTACAGTTCTCTAAAGAGTAACTTTACGCCGTTTATAAAAGGTAGCAACAACATACGACATTTCGGAAGCTTATCGACTGGCAGCCTGGCTTCTTGTAATACCGAGTCAAGCGTGATCCCTACAAACCGTAAAGTCGTAGCTGGGCCGACAGTTTTTTTCCCTGTGCTATGGGCATCCCTAGGTACTCTCACATGCTAAGAAAATTAGTTTCATGGCATTTGGCTTGGTTATTAACAATAAAGAGGAAATCGTCTAAAATGTGTGGGACCCCCAAAGCTCCTAAACGGGTCATGGCAAGCCATTCTAGCGCCGTgctaaaagattaaaaaatagCGCATGAAGAGGAGGAGCCCATAGGGAGACAGTGATCGAAGTAGTACGAGTCTTACCATTTCATGCCCAACAGAACAAAGTCATTGGAATGAATTGGCATGATTCGAAAAGCAGACTTTACGTATGTTTTCGCCATAAACAACCAGCCACCATCCGTTTGATGACACATATGGCATCGTTGATCGACGTATAATGAACTGACGAACAATCGTCGGGAATGAAATGATTAACAGATGAGCCAGGGGGATAGGATAAATGATGTATAAGACGACATTTCCGAGGGATCCTTCTAGGGAACTATGCCTAGAGCGGAACAACGAAAATTTCGAAAAAGGTGGTTCGGGAAAGGGGCCTCGATGCGACCGGCATCGCGTTCATTGTTTAATCTGGAAACAACTATTCGTGGTTGCTCGAGAGCGCATTTAAGATTAGGAGCTTCAAAAGCGCGCCGCTCACCCAAAAAATGGATACGAAAGCCATAGAAAAACCAGAGAATAAATTCTCTTAAAGGGAAGCAGATTAGCCGTGTAAAAGATATTCTAGTCTGTCCAACTTTACGGGCGTGACTGGCCGACGGTGTTGAACCAGTCTTGGAGAGAGCGATACGCTGTTGATTAACGACGGAGCATTGGCTGGCTGGGTGCTTGGAACCGTATTTGAAGCAAGTATGTTGGAATTTGCAACCACCACAGTATTTTCCGGCGTGAAATGACTAGCAGGTCCCTTTGGGAAAGGACTGGCGAGATCTAGTGCGTGGAGACGCCGAATCCGGCTTTGATTGCGCGGGTTTGGCACGGAAATTTATAACCGCCTGAAACCCTAATTCCCAATAAATGGTATCTCAAGGGTACTGGTCAGAGGCTGAATGTCGTATGTAACGAAACTGTTGGTCACAGAAATACGTACCAGTCTCCGGATTTGGTAGAAGTGGCGCGATTAATTTCCCCATATTTCATTAGCGTAGGTGTCTAGTCCCGGAATTTCTCagacaaaattgcaaaaaaagtattaaagGCTAATAGCCATTGCAGAAAGCTGTGAATTTTCCTAGACGTTTGATATGGCGCAAGGGTCAGTCGAGTTTGATTTGACGGGTTAGCCTGATTAGGGGAAGATGTGGGAAGGGACGCAAACTCGATGAATTCGTCATCCCAAATTTTAGCGTTAAGCTTGGGGCCTACCCTACTGCCTAGATCGAATTCTAATTCGAACCAGATTAAAGTGGACGAATAGCTACTACGTGGAGGTGCCACTACAAattctcattattattattattattgttattattattattattattattattattattattagagtCACCGCGATATTTGCAAAGGGTTCTCTATTAGCTGGCAACGAAAGCGGCTGTGAAGTTTGAATTGGTCGCTGTACCTTCGGTGATCACGGAAACTTCATCCTGTGCCGACGCCTCTACAACCTCTGTAGTGAGCGGAGTTGGTGCTTGGTTGACTTGCCCCAGTGCCTGCTGGAGAGCTTAGGTGAAAACGAGAGATATACTTCCAGATAGAGCTTGCATGTCCAACATCATTAGGTTTTGTGGAGGCGTTGTAGTAACTGATTCGGCTGCTTCCCCGTTGAGCTCCGAGGGCATCGGCCTTTTGAATTTCGATCGGGTGGTGGGTGCGGAACGCTTCTTGGGAGGCATAACTTAGCGATAACTCCACTCCACTACTTAGCTAACTCTTTACATACATTTTCCAGATATTCTGGAACATTCCTGGAACTTCTATTTATATCTCCTTACAACATTAATACATAATTTAATAACTTTAGaacttttatatatatatcgtTGAATCATTTGGTGGAATGTTCTAGAGTGTTCCACCGTAGAAGGTTCCAGAAACTCAACTATTTACATTTCTTATGCTCTCCAtaacaaatacaaaacaaaacttaagagcaaaaaataataacaagaaaaatagcAAGAAGAAGAGGTTTTAAGCGTACTACTTTCATGTCAACACCAACTTGTATCAATACAAGGGAAACGAGGGAGAATTAAACGATTTTATTGCATAGTGGCAAACAGCGAGCTGAAGTTGGGCGCAAACGCGGAgattgtcttttttctttgacgtCTTGCGCtggctttggttttgtttaaacAAACCAAACCAAACCTAAAACGAAACCTTTCACTGGCCTTGCTTTTTTCTCTACAAGTAAAAAGAACTTCAAGCCTTGCGATGGCTTTGGCTTTGTTCAAGTAACTCAAACGAGGCTTCGCGCTTTCTTTACTCTGGCCTTGGTCTTGTTTAAAACAATTCAAACCAATTGAAGGCTTCCGCCCGCTGGAACCTCAGAGAACCGCTCCTTAAcacgaaagagaaaaacaaaagctatcAAATTATTACCATTTTTGTGCGTAATAAGATTATCAAGTTTTACccaaaaacattcaaaagtgcaaaataaatcgagaataattaattttcttgaattAAAGGATTGTCGTTGCTAAACATGTTTTCAATTCTAGGTCTCTCAGGGACAATGAAATAAGCCAACTTCCAGAAGCGGTTTTCTCAGGACTCACAAATCTACAAtacctgtaagttgaactCACGTGATAAGACTGctatgttggtgtacagaacaatggcaaaatgtcgctcaaatgctgcataataatagaataaaattcctaaaaaaattttttccctaTTGTtgtgtacaccaacatggccgctgtgACTTCACGTGAAAAACCGAAAATTAGTTAAATATTGATCTTTTTGAAACCACTTGTCCGGAATTAGTGACATATTTGcttaaaagtaaacaaaatagAACCTTCCTAAGCTTTACTGCTAATGGATTGTCGTCTgggacaaaataataatgtagGAACCTGTTAATGGCAGGTTAGCGTTAATCTTTTTTCACACAAACACCATGCAATCCCGGTCTCCAGATGGTAACGAAACTTGATAGAATGTGGTTTTGTGATCAGAAGTAAACGTTTATTAGCTATGTCCTTAGTATTTCAGCGCAGATTCGGTCAGAACGCTTTCCACACCATCGCATCTAAAGTTGTATAAGTGAAGCGTTCTGACTAAAATTTGAACGTTTTGagtaaaatttgaaacactAAAGGAAGAGATCTACCTGTTTATCTTGGTGTTCGTTCGAAGTTTTAAAGCTACCCTTGCCACTTTTAAGGGTTCGGTTCGTTTATGTGTAGGTATGTCTATGCAACTGAGTAAAAATATAGCCAAATAcacaaaattttagttttctttttcaatagCTTCAAATTGCCCTGGTCAAGTAGTGATTaggaaaatttcaataatttccAACACTTTTAACAATTAATTAACGTAGGTGACGATAAGTAAAATATGTTACTTTGCACAGTAACTGCAAAAGTTACCGCTTGTAAGTTAGTACTCAATTCTTAAGGTTTCATCTTTGATGCGGGAACTTacttttcaaaaggaaaaggctgaaataaaattaaaagaaaaaaaaaaacattttatatTTCTA is a window from the Acropora palmata chromosome 14, jaAcrPala1.3, whole genome shotgun sequence genome containing:
- the LOC141865638 gene encoding uncharacterized protein LOC141865638, producing the protein MYKNTTASRLQHQFNAGSINVRTATCDAKCEEVIAREADRANLTICGLQETRRLKKGEVILNIPGKKSQYIFHWSGFERKREYGVGLLIRKSPFIQVENVNYHGLRHISASIVIKGCKVFVISAYAPTETATPSAKSAFYCELNKIIKSRAQNSQLITVGDFNATAQAASSYTRFRGSTYVTGDDLKSNENGEKLLDFCRKHDPSILNSWFDQKIPSRRNTWYSNHGKTHKCIDFIISNSQMKSWCINCSVKSSFDFDSDHRLVVATFRTPIRKIDRFRPRSDNKNTKKAPKDPLKHREVKRLQDPITSECYCSEVSKNLTKYPADMTLDRRCERIIDSLRSAATEVLDEVPKEVRKVPWNDDPELQKLLKKREKISRKSQGYKSLSKSIKKRKKVLGNQFYSFEADAINQFAIQRDIEKMFRRANEQASTLKKAPSKGCETSKLRDHFKSHFNPTYDNDTQPPELLENPPLFVENLLEITSAIQVATSVPTIDELRKIILSLKNGKVASDLPLELLKYAAYSDEFLNEVYVVMAEIWTNRRLPADWGISRITTLWKNTGKKSDPSKYRGLSISSAICKLCMSIILAREKSWYEAQLCEEQLGFRQGRDTQDAIYTIKRLQQIAMKRKKRIYACFIDLTAAFDKIMRTWLFQSIYIRMNPDQD